A genomic stretch from Deltaproteobacteria bacterium includes:
- the rho gene encoding transcription termination factor Rho encodes MNLKELKEKKISDLTTLAKQYSIEGATSMRRQDLIFALLQSQAEQNGMIYGEGVLETLPDGFGFLRAPDYNYLPGPDDIYVSPSQIRRFSMRTGDIVSGQIRPPKEGERYFALLKVEKVNYEDPEIAREKILFDNLTPLYPQDKIKLEVPPKSDLSMRIMDMFTPLGMGQRGLIVSPPRAGKTVLLQKIANSITKNHPEIVLIVLLIDERPEEVTDMQRSVKGEVISSTFDEPAQRHIQVAEMVIEKAKRLVEHQRDVVILLDSITRLARAYNTVVPPSGKVLSGGVDSNALHKPKRFFGAARNIEEGGSLTILATALVETGSRMDEVIFEEFKGTGNMEIVLDRKLADRRIFPAIDLNRSGTRKEELLLAKEELNRIWILRKVLQPLNPVESMEFLLEKIQNTDSNKSFLNSMSK; translated from the coding sequence ACTCCTGCAGTCTCAGGCAGAGCAAAACGGCATGATATACGGTGAGGGTGTTCTGGAGACACTGCCAGATGGTTTTGGCTTTCTTCGGGCACCTGATTATAATTATCTTCCGGGACCCGATGATATATATGTTTCGCCATCACAGATAAGAAGATTTAGTATGAGGACAGGTGATATTGTTTCAGGACAGATAAGACCTCCGAAAGAGGGTGAGCGATATTTTGCCCTTCTAAAGGTAGAAAAGGTAAACTATGAAGACCCTGAGATTGCCCGCGAAAAGATATTATTTGATAACCTAACGCCTTTATATCCGCAGGATAAGATAAAACTTGAAGTGCCTCCAAAAAGTGATTTATCTATGCGCATAATGGATATGTTCACACCGCTTGGCATGGGACAGAGGGGGCTTATTGTCTCTCCTCCAAGGGCAGGTAAAACTGTGCTGTTACAGAAGATTGCAAACAGCATAACAAAAAATCATCCTGAAATAGTCCTGATAGTGCTCTTGATTGATGAAAGACCTGAAGAGGTTACAGATATGCAACGTTCAGTCAAAGGCGAGGTAATATCCTCTACATTTGATGAACCAGCCCAGAGACATATACAGGTTGCAGAAATGGTTATTGAGAAGGCAAAGAGACTTGTAGAACACCAAAGGGATGTAGTGATACTTCTGGATTCCATTACAAGACTCGCAAGGGCCTACAATACAGTTGTCCCGCCCAGTGGAAAGGTTCTTTCAGGAGGTGTTGATTCAAACGCACTCCACAAACCAAAGAGATTTTTTGGCGCTGCAAGAAATATTGAAGAAGGCGGGAGTCTGACAATCCTTGCGACAGCGCTTGTTGAAACAGGCAGCCGTATGGATGAAGTAATATTTGAAGAATTTAAAGGCACAGGAAATATGGAGATTGTCCTTGACAGAAAACTTGCTGACAGGAGGATATTCCCTGCTATAGATTTAAACCGTTCTGGCACAAGAAAAGAGGAACTTCTCTTGGCAAAAGAAGAACTTAACCGTATCTGGATACTTCGCAAAGTCCTGCAGCCATTAAACCCTGTGGAGAGCATGGAGTTTCTTCTGGAGAAGATACAGAATACTGATTCAAATAAGAGTTTTTTAAATTCAATGAGTAAGTAG